A window from uncultured Anaeromusa sp. encodes these proteins:
- the pruA gene encoding L-glutamate gamma-semialdehyde dehydrogenase yields MIEYKNEAFTDFSQEGNRQQMEAALAKVAAEKGSYYPLIIDGMEVNMEARITSLNPSLTSEVVGTVARANTDLAEKAVQVAARTFESWKQVAPQVRASLLFKAAAILRRRKFEFSAWLTEEAGKTWPEADADTAEAIDFMEYYARQMLQYAEGMSVYPYPGETNECVYIPLGVGVVIPPWNFPLAILAGMTAAATVAGNTVIVKPASATPVVAAKLMEVWAEAGFPAGVINYLPGSGGTIGDYLTTHPLVRFINFTGSKEVGLRINKLAADVALGQKWIKRVIAEMGGKDAIVVDSEANLEEAAAGIVASAFGFQGQKCSACSRAIIVADVYDEVLAKVVAKTKTLKVGCAADPAMNMGPVVDENAYKKILEYIEIGQSEGKIVVGGKAGDAAGYFIEPTVIADVDAHARVAQEEIFGPVLAVIKAEDYDHALAIANDTEYGLTGAVFSQNRAKLEQARRDFHVGNLYLNRKCTGALVGVQPFGGFNMSGTDSKAGGADYLLLFMQAKSICERL; encoded by the coding sequence ATGATTGAATACAAAAATGAAGCGTTTACCGACTTTAGCCAGGAAGGAAACCGGCAGCAAATGGAGGCGGCTTTGGCCAAAGTTGCTGCGGAAAAAGGCTCCTATTATCCTTTGATTATTGACGGCATGGAAGTTAATATGGAAGCTCGTATTACCTCGTTGAATCCTTCGTTAACCAGCGAGGTAGTGGGAACGGTGGCCCGGGCGAACACGGACTTGGCGGAAAAAGCCGTGCAAGTAGCGGCGCGGACCTTTGAAAGCTGGAAACAAGTAGCGCCGCAGGTGCGGGCGTCTCTTTTGTTCAAGGCGGCAGCTATTTTACGGCGCCGTAAGTTCGAGTTTTCCGCTTGGCTGACGGAAGAAGCCGGTAAAACCTGGCCGGAAGCCGATGCCGATACGGCGGAAGCCATTGACTTCATGGAGTATTATGCACGCCAGATGCTGCAGTATGCCGAAGGTATGTCCGTGTATCCGTATCCGGGAGAAACCAATGAATGTGTATATATTCCCTTGGGCGTCGGCGTGGTTATTCCGCCCTGGAATTTCCCCTTGGCTATTTTGGCGGGCATGACCGCTGCGGCGACGGTAGCAGGCAATACGGTTATCGTTAAGCCGGCCAGCGCTACGCCGGTAGTGGCTGCTAAGCTGATGGAAGTTTGGGCGGAAGCAGGATTCCCGGCGGGAGTTATCAACTATCTTCCCGGCAGCGGCGGCACCATTGGCGACTACTTGACAACGCATCCTTTAGTTCGGTTCATTAACTTTACCGGCTCCAAGGAAGTGGGCCTGCGTATTAATAAGCTGGCCGCCGATGTAGCGCTCGGACAGAAATGGATTAAACGAGTGATCGCGGAAATGGGCGGCAAGGACGCCATTGTTGTCGATAGTGAAGCCAATCTGGAAGAAGCGGCGGCAGGTATTGTCGCTTCGGCCTTTGGGTTCCAGGGACAAAAATGCTCCGCTTGCTCTCGGGCCATTATCGTGGCTGACGTTTACGACGAAGTGCTGGCTAAAGTAGTGGCTAAAACTAAGACTTTGAAAGTAGGCTGCGCTGCGGATCCGGCGATGAACATGGGGCCTGTGGTGGATGAAAACGCCTATAAGAAAATCCTGGAATATATTGAGATCGGCCAAAGTGAAGGCAAGATTGTCGTTGGCGGCAAAGCCGGCGATGCGGCGGGTTATTTTATCGAACCGACCGTCATTGCCGATGTGGACGCCCATGCTCGCGTTGCGCAGGAAGAAATTTTTGGGCCGGTGTTGGCGGTGATTAAAGCCGAAGACTATGATCATGCCCTGGCGATTGCCAATGACACGGAGTATGGTTTGACCGGCGCTGTGTTTTCCCAGAACCGCGCCAAGTTGGAGCAGGCGCGGCGCGATTTCCATGTAGGGAATCTCTATCTGAATCGTAAGTGCACCGGCGCTTTGGTTGGCGTACAGCCTTTTGGCGGCTTTAACATGTCCGGCACCGACTCCAAAGCGGGCGGCGCTGACTATCTGCTGTTGTTCATGCAGGCAAAATCCATTTGCGAAAGACTGTAA
- a CDS encoding (2Fe-2S)-binding protein: MRITEHPILEFPQEGLVEFSFDGQTLSGRAGEPIAAALHAAGVRALRHSHRHNRPRGLFCAIGNCSSCLMTVDGVPNVRVCVEPLQAGMQVETQKGNGYLK; encoded by the coding sequence ATGAGAATTACAGAACATCCGATTTTAGAGTTCCCCCAAGAGGGACTGGTTGAATTTTCTTTTGACGGTCAAACCTTGAGCGGGCGGGCCGGAGAACCCATTGCCGCCGCCTTGCACGCGGCAGGCGTGCGGGCTTTGCGGCACAGCCACCGCCATAACCGGCCGCGCGGCTTGTTTTGTGCAATAGGAAATTGCTCGTCCTGTTTGATGACGGTTGACGGTGTACCCAATGTTCGGGTTTGCGTGGAGCCTTTGCAGGCTGGCATGCAGGTAGAAACCCAGAAAGGGAACGGGTACTTGAAATGA
- the dhaM gene encoding dihydroxyacetone kinase phosphoryl donor subunit DhaM, protein MVGIVIVSHSAKVAEGICEMAAQMARAEQKILAAGGTADGGIGTDATMVAERIAQADVGEGVLVLADLGSAVLSAETALEFLDEKLRKRVQIADAPILEGAISAAVEASLGSSLASVRATAEGARDLHKL, encoded by the coding sequence ATGGTAGGAATTGTAATTGTGTCCCATAGCGCCAAAGTAGCGGAGGGGATTTGTGAAATGGCGGCGCAGATGGCGCGGGCGGAGCAGAAAATTTTGGCCGCTGGGGGCACGGCGGACGGCGGCATTGGCACTGACGCGACGATGGTGGCCGAACGCATTGCGCAGGCGGATGTAGGAGAAGGCGTGCTGGTTTTAGCAGACTTGGGCAGTGCGGTGCTCAGCGCGGAAACGGCGCTGGAATTTTTGGATGAAAAACTGCGCAAGCGCGTACAGATAGCAGATGCTCCGATTTTGGAAGGCGCCATCAGTGCGGCTGTCGAAGCGTCCTTAGGAAGTTCCTTGGCTTCGGTGAGGGCAACCGCAGAAGGAGCTCGGGATTTGCACAAGTTATAG
- a CDS encoding 4Fe-4S dicluster domain-containing protein → MLSTTGIPDKEQIAAVLPCEARKKEGAVAIIECYQEIPCNPCADACLRGAITVDPIHERPKLDAEKCNGCGICLTHCPGLAIVVTDYQYSETEALLKLPYEFSPLPQEGELLAGCNREGEPIVDVKVLRAQRSANKTHVLWLAVPKEQVDEVRFVRRKEAKA, encoded by the coding sequence ATGCTGTCGACAACCGGAATTCCGGACAAGGAGCAGATTGCAGCAGTGCTTCCTTGTGAAGCAAGAAAAAAAGAAGGCGCTGTAGCAATTATTGAATGCTACCAGGAGATTCCCTGCAACCCCTGCGCCGATGCGTGTCTGCGAGGCGCTATTACAGTGGATCCCATTCATGAGCGGCCTAAGCTGGACGCAGAAAAATGCAATGGCTGCGGCATCTGTTTAACCCATTGCCCTGGGCTGGCTATTGTTGTAACCGATTATCAATATAGTGAAACAGAAGCTTTATTAAAACTGCCTTACGAATTTTCACCCTTGCCTCAGGAGGGAGAGCTTCTGGCCGGCTGTAATCGCGAGGGGGAACCGATCGTTGATGTAAAAGTGCTTCGCGCGCAGCGCAGCGCTAATAAGACTCACGTACTTTGGCTGGCTGTGCCGAAAGAACAGGTGGACGAAGTTCGTTTTGTTCGCCGGAAGGAGGCAAAAGCATGA
- a CDS encoding sigma 54-interacting transcriptional regulator produces the protein MEEFREGTLEVAELKERLACMEARLDAVLAAVDEAVCIVDERDCVVAWNRYATALYGISSDEIVGKHIGMFFSNLLLTQVVQERKEVRGRYHTPCPDKHVLINAMPVHLAERNVGGVCAERDITEVVQLNEKLFRTSEEMVALQQRIEGRAVDSFASIYGHSQGIQEAIAMGRRVAASPAPVLIRGESGCGKELFARALHQASGRTGAFVAINCGAIPEGLFESELFGYQGGAFTGADRKGKAGLLEEAHEGTLFLDEIGDMPREAQVKLLRALQEKSFYRVGGSKAVRVDVRIVAATHRNLEEMVERKEFREDLYYRLNVVTLWLPPLRDRRDDIPELVHKGLQHFGAVYGKLITKVDPDAMAMLLDYPWPGNVRELFNVLERIVVLAEGDVLESRHLPQEWMQHRPLPPMLAKGNFNLADASNQWEKEVIRRVLKENHYNKAAAAKKLGIPRTTLYYKLRQLELD, from the coding sequence ATGGAAGAGTTTCGTGAGGGAACTTTGGAAGTAGCCGAATTGAAAGAGCGTCTTGCCTGTATGGAGGCGCGTTTGGATGCGGTGCTGGCCGCTGTGGATGAAGCTGTCTGCATTGTGGACGAACGTGATTGCGTTGTGGCCTGGAATCGCTATGCCACCGCTTTATACGGCATTTCTTCGGATGAGATAGTCGGTAAGCATATTGGCATGTTTTTTTCCAATCTGCTTTTGACCCAGGTGGTGCAGGAGCGCAAAGAAGTCCGCGGGCGCTATCACACTCCCTGCCCGGACAAGCATGTGCTTATTAACGCCATGCCGGTGCATTTGGCGGAGCGGAATGTCGGCGGCGTTTGCGCCGAACGGGATATTACCGAGGTAGTCCAGCTAAATGAAAAACTCTTTCGCACCAGTGAAGAAATGGTGGCCCTGCAGCAGCGCATAGAAGGGCGGGCGGTGGATTCCTTTGCTTCTATTTACGGGCATAGTCAAGGCATTCAAGAAGCCATAGCCATGGGGCGGCGCGTAGCCGCCTCGCCGGCGCCGGTGCTGATTCGAGGGGAAAGCGGCTGCGGCAAAGAGCTCTTTGCGCGGGCGCTGCATCAGGCAAGCGGCCGTACCGGCGCTTTTGTGGCCATCAATTGCGGCGCGATTCCGGAAGGCCTTTTTGAAAGCGAACTTTTTGGTTATCAAGGAGGCGCTTTTACCGGCGCGGATCGCAAAGGCAAGGCCGGCTTGCTCGAAGAAGCTCATGAAGGGACGCTGTTTTTGGATGAAATCGGCGACATGCCAAGAGAAGCGCAGGTCAAGCTGTTGCGGGCCCTGCAGGAGAAGAGCTTTTACCGCGTAGGCGGTTCTAAAGCGGTGCGAGTGGATGTGCGCATTGTGGCGGCGACCCATCGGAATTTGGAGGAAATGGTGGAGCGCAAGGAATTCCGCGAGGATTTATACTACCGTCTAAATGTCGTCACTTTGTGGCTGCCGCCGCTGCGGGATCGTCGCGATGACATTCCGGAATTGGTGCATAAAGGGCTGCAGCATTTTGGCGCGGTATATGGCAAACTGATTACCAAGGTAGACCCGGATGCGATGGCCATGCTTTTAGATTACCCTTGGCCCGGCAATGTACGGGAATTGTTCAATGTTTTGGAGCGCATCGTAGTGCTGGCGGAGGGGGATGTGTTGGAAAGCCGTCATTTGCCGCAAGAATGGATGCAGCACCGCCCCTTGCCGCCCATGCTTGCGAAGGGAAATTTCAACTTGGCCGACGCCTCAAACCAGTGGGAAAAAGAAGTCATCCGCCGCGTGTTGAAAGAAAACCACTACAACAAGGCGGCTGCTGCCAAGAAGCTTGGCATTCCCAGGACGACTCTTTACTATAAACTGCGTCAATTAGAGCTGGATTGA
- a CDS encoding FAD-binding oxidoreductase, protein MKSKADVVVIGGGVVGCSIAYNLARLGAGKVVLLEKGYLASGATGRCGAGVRMQWGTETNCLLSRESVRMFSHLPEYLGVDVDIEFEQGGYLLLAYTKKMEDQFRKNLQLQKQLGIEASWVTPEEAKEIVPMLNTEGMLGATFCAEDGHCNPFRVTEAYAAAARKQGVEIRTFCEVTDIVTEGSKIVAVRTAQGDILTDTVVNAAGGHAKWVGRMAGVELPIFPERHEILVTEPVEAVMEPMVMSFYHNLYCQQSPHGSFIMGIGHPDEPESLNMTSSWHFLEAMAQRVTKLLPPLAGLKVVRQWAGVYDMCPDRTPILGSAPCQPRFFTAAGFSGHGFMISPITGELMAQLVLGQQTTLPVDVFRAERFEEGELFVEPSVV, encoded by the coding sequence ATGAAAAGTAAAGCAGATGTGGTAGTCATCGGAGGCGGTGTTGTCGGCTGCTCGATCGCCTATAATTTGGCCCGCCTGGGCGCCGGTAAAGTAGTTCTTCTTGAAAAAGGATATCTCGCCAGCGGCGCTACGGGCCGTTGCGGCGCTGGCGTGCGCATGCAGTGGGGGACCGAAACCAACTGCCTTTTGTCTCGGGAAAGCGTCAGGATGTTTTCTCACCTGCCGGAGTATTTGGGAGTGGATGTCGATATTGAGTTTGAGCAAGGCGGCTATTTGCTGCTGGCGTATACGAAGAAAATGGAAGATCAGTTCCGAAAAAACCTGCAGCTGCAAAAGCAACTGGGTATTGAAGCCTCTTGGGTGACGCCGGAAGAAGCGAAAGAAATCGTGCCGATGTTGAATACCGAAGGCATGCTGGGGGCGACTTTCTGCGCCGAAGACGGTCACTGCAACCCGTTTCGCGTTACTGAGGCCTATGCGGCGGCGGCGCGCAAACAGGGCGTAGAAATCCGCACCTTTTGCGAAGTAACGGATATTGTTACCGAAGGCTCTAAAATTGTGGCAGTGCGCACGGCGCAGGGCGATATTCTGACCGATACCGTTGTTAATGCCGCTGGGGGACATGCTAAATGGGTGGGAAGAATGGCTGGCGTGGAACTGCCTATTTTCCCGGAACGGCACGAAATTTTGGTGACCGAGCCGGTGGAAGCTGTCATGGAACCCATGGTGATGAGCTTTTATCACAACCTGTATTGCCAGCAAAGTCCTCATGGCAGCTTCATTATGGGCATCGGTCATCCAGATGAGCCGGAAAGCTTGAATATGACCTCTAGCTGGCATTTCTTAGAGGCTATGGCGCAGCGCGTCACCAAGCTGCTGCCGCCGTTAGCCGGCTTGAAGGTGGTGCGCCAATGGGCGGGCGTGTACGATATGTGTCCGGATCGGACTCCTATTTTGGGCAGTGCTCCCTGCCAGCCGCGTTTCTTCACGGCCGCCGGTTTCAGCGGTCATGGCTTTATGATTTCTCCGATCACTGGCGAACTAATGGCACAGCTGGTGTTGGGGCAGCAAACGACCCTGCCGGTAGACGTGTTCCGGGCGGAACGCTTTGAAGAAGGCGAATTGTTTGTCGAGCCCTCTGTGGTATAA
- the dhaL gene encoding dihydroxyacetone kinase subunit DhaL — protein MNTKATELINAVGAMVIEEKQFLTDLDAAIGDGDHGINMARGFEAVKTKLAGAPEGDVGAALKLVGMTLISTVGGAAGPLYGTAFLRAAGAAQGKELVDEETAQKMLEAAVGGIKERGKATRGEKTILDALEPATEAFAQAREDGKTMLECLEAAQNAAAAGVEYTKTIIATKGRASYLGERSIGHQDPGATSTTLMLQTLYRQLAEK, from the coding sequence ATGAATACGAAAGCAACAGAGCTCATCAATGCGGTGGGAGCTATGGTAATAGAGGAAAAACAATTTCTGACGGATTTGGACGCCGCTATTGGCGATGGTGATCATGGTATTAATATGGCTCGCGGTTTCGAGGCGGTTAAAACCAAACTGGCCGGAGCGCCCGAAGGCGATGTCGGCGCGGCGTTGAAGCTGGTGGGCATGACTTTGATTTCGACTGTGGGCGGCGCTGCAGGTCCGTTATATGGTACGGCGTTCTTGCGGGCTGCCGGAGCGGCGCAAGGGAAAGAATTGGTTGACGAAGAAACGGCGCAAAAAATGCTGGAAGCCGCCGTCGGCGGGATTAAAGAACGCGGCAAGGCAACGCGAGGGGAAAAGACCATCCTAGATGCCCTAGAGCCTGCAACAGAAGCCTTTGCGCAGGCCAGAGAAGACGGCAAGACCATGCTGGAATGTTTGGAAGCGGCCCAAAACGCGGCGGCGGCAGGAGTTGAGTATACCAAGACCATTATTGCTACTAAAGGACGCGCCAGCTATCTGGGCGAACGCAGCATCGGCCATCAGGACCCCGGCGCTACTTCGACAACCTTGATGCTGCAGACTTTGTACCGGCAGCTGGCTGAGAAATAG
- a CDS encoding NAD(P)/FAD-dependent oxidoreductase has product MIKKCDILIIGAGPAGLVAAKEAARAGAQVLLLERSSHLGGQLIKQTHKFFGSKEEFAGERGVAIAERLLAEVAEQPGIEVWCGGTALGIYQEDGVVTAEYKGVFHKIKAKRLIVATGASEKTLPFPNSDLPGIYGAGAVQTLMNVHGVLPGKRIVMLGAGNIGVIVAYQLLQAGVEVAAIVEGAPVIGSYWVHASKVRRCGVPIYTSHTVVAAHGKESLEAVTIGKVDDKWQVVPGSEQTIEADGLCLSVGLSPLTELLWQAGCDMTFVRELGGYVPWRDANLMTSKKEIFVAGDVAGVEEASAAMVEGKIAGLYAAFSLGMHLPDFQQQYQQAKGQLAALRSGPTSAKVCKGLCKVTFEEAM; this is encoded by the coding sequence ATGATAAAGAAATGTGATATTTTGATTATCGGCGCCGGCCCGGCTGGCTTGGTCGCCGCCAAGGAAGCGGCCCGGGCGGGGGCGCAGGTATTGCTTTTAGAGCGTTCCAGTCATTTGGGAGGACAGCTGATTAAGCAGACTCACAAATTTTTCGGTTCTAAAGAAGAGTTCGCCGGGGAACGAGGCGTAGCCATTGCGGAGCGCCTCCTGGCGGAAGTGGCGGAACAGCCTGGTATTGAAGTGTGGTGCGGCGGTACGGCGCTGGGGATTTATCAGGAAGACGGCGTTGTAACGGCTGAATATAAGGGCGTTTTTCACAAGATCAAAGCCAAGCGCTTGATCGTAGCAACCGGCGCATCGGAAAAAACACTGCCTTTTCCCAATTCGGACTTGCCTGGGATCTACGGAGCTGGCGCCGTACAGACGCTGATGAATGTGCATGGCGTACTGCCTGGAAAACGAATCGTTATGCTTGGGGCTGGCAATATTGGCGTTATCGTAGCTTATCAGCTTTTGCAAGCGGGCGTAGAGGTGGCGGCCATTGTCGAAGGCGCTCCGGTTATCGGCAGTTATTGGGTGCATGCGTCGAAAGTCAGACGCTGCGGCGTTCCCATTTATACTTCGCACACGGTGGTGGCGGCGCATGGCAAAGAAAGCTTGGAAGCGGTGACCATCGGCAAGGTAGATGATAAATGGCAAGTAGTGCCGGGAAGCGAGCAAACGATAGAAGCGGACGGTTTATGTCTGTCTGTGGGGTTGTCGCCGCTGACGGAGCTTCTTTGGCAGGCGGGCTGTGATATGACTTTTGTGAGAGAACTGGGCGGCTATGTGCCGTGGCGGGACGCCAATTTAATGACGTCAAAAAAAGAAATCTTTGTCGCCGGCGATGTGGCGGGAGTGGAAGAAGCTTCAGCAGCCATGGTCGAAGGTAAAATTGCCGGGTTGTATGCGGCCTTTTCGCTGGGCATGCACTTGCCGGACTTTCAGCAGCAGTACCAGCAGGCGAAAGGGCAATTGGCCGCCTTGCGTTCCGGGCCGACAAGCGCCAAAGTTTGCAAGGGTTTATGCAAAGTAACCTTTGAGGAGGCGATGTAA
- the ptsP gene encoding phosphoenolpyruvate--protein phosphotransferase, with product MEKLQGLAVVPGSAMGPLLVLRDELTAALKTYTLSPTAEELKKLESAAATAALQLAEAARRCREAGQDEQAGILEAHQLMAQDAALLTAMQEAVGAGAPAAALEASEQYAAMFEAMDDAYLRERAADVRDVGKRIAKVLLGLTEPKPVAGGAILAAEDVEPSYLAALPAGAVKAVLLGQGSTTSHAVIIAKARGIPAIVGLKEVLPRLTSGQEVFVDAGRGEIWVDPDVKTREQALLQIQREAEQLQRDLSLAGETAVTTDGLKMTLAANIGSPQDMENAVRYGAEGVGLFRTEFLFMGHDSAPDEEEQYQAYKAAIEGCQGALCVIRTMDIGGDKPLHYLQVPKEDNPFLGWRAIRISLEREDLFLPQLKAILRAAVHGKAAIMLPMVSQVEEIRQARLALQRAREELQKEGKPFGSDVPLGIMVETPAAAAMAPLLAQECDFFSIGTNDLVQYTLAVDRGNSKISGLYSHFHPAVLRLIQQTAQAAHEAGIWVGMCGEMAGDPLATPLLVAMGFDELSMSAPALPRVKERVRSLSRHRADELLAQALKLKESTAIRELLRRNMEQESES from the coding sequence ATGGAAAAGCTGCAAGGGCTGGCTGTGGTGCCTGGCAGTGCCATGGGGCCGCTTTTGGTGTTGCGGGATGAACTGACGGCGGCATTAAAGACGTATACGCTTTCGCCGACGGCGGAAGAACTGAAAAAGCTGGAATCGGCTGCGGCGACAGCGGCGTTGCAGCTGGCAGAGGCGGCTAGGCGCTGTCGGGAAGCTGGCCAAGATGAGCAGGCGGGCATTTTAGAGGCGCATCAACTGATGGCCCAGGATGCGGCCTTGCTGACGGCGATGCAAGAGGCGGTCGGTGCGGGCGCTCCGGCAGCGGCGCTAGAGGCCAGTGAACAGTATGCGGCTATGTTTGAAGCCATGGATGACGCCTATTTGCGCGAGCGCGCCGCAGATGTGCGCGATGTGGGCAAGCGTATCGCCAAGGTGCTGCTGGGGCTGACGGAGCCCAAGCCTGTGGCAGGCGGCGCTATTTTAGCGGCGGAGGATGTAGAACCGTCTTATTTGGCGGCGTTGCCGGCAGGCGCGGTAAAAGCGGTTCTGTTGGGGCAGGGCAGCACAACGTCACACGCGGTGATTATTGCTAAGGCGAGGGGTATTCCGGCCATTGTAGGGTTAAAGGAGGTCTTGCCGCGCTTGACTAGCGGTCAGGAAGTCTTTGTGGATGCAGGGCGCGGGGAAATCTGGGTGGACCCGGATGTGAAAACACGCGAACAGGCTCTGCTGCAGATTCAAAGGGAAGCCGAGCAGCTCCAACGCGATTTGTCGCTGGCTGGGGAAACGGCAGTGACTACCGATGGTCTGAAAATGACTTTGGCGGCTAATATTGGTTCGCCTCAAGACATGGAAAATGCGGTGCGGTATGGAGCGGAAGGGGTCGGCCTTTTTCGTACGGAGTTTCTTTTTATGGGACATGACAGCGCCCCCGACGAAGAGGAACAGTATCAAGCGTATAAAGCGGCCATTGAAGGCTGCCAAGGAGCGCTGTGCGTTATCCGGACGATGGATATTGGCGGTGATAAGCCTTTGCATTATCTGCAGGTTCCCAAAGAGGATAATCCATTTTTGGGTTGGCGGGCCATTCGAATCAGCCTGGAGAGGGAGGATCTGTTCTTGCCGCAGTTAAAAGCCATTCTGCGGGCGGCGGTGCATGGCAAAGCGGCCATTATGCTGCCCATGGTGAGCCAGGTGGAAGAAATTCGCCAAGCCAGGCTGGCTTTGCAGCGCGCTCGGGAAGAGCTGCAAAAAGAAGGCAAGCCGTTTGGAAGCGATGTGCCTTTGGGTATCATGGTGGAGACGCCTGCAGCGGCGGCCATGGCGCCGCTATTAGCGCAGGAATGCGATTTTTTTAGTATCGGTACGAATGATTTAGTGCAATACACCTTGGCTGTAGACCGGGGCAACTCGAAAATTAGCGGTCTTTACAGTCATTTTCATCCGGCGGTGCTGCGTTTGATTCAGCAAACGGCGCAGGCGGCCCATGAAGCAGGAATTTGGGTTGGCATGTGCGGCGAAATGGCGGGCGATCCCCTGGCGACGCCGTTGCTGGTGGCTATGGGTTTTGACGAACTCAGTATGAGCGCTCCGGCGCTGCCGCGCGTGAAGGAACGGGTTCGCTCTTTGTCTCGCCATAGGGCGGACGAATTATTGGCGCAGGCTTTGAAGTTGAAAGAAAGCACAGCGATTCGCGAACTTTTGCGTCGAAATATGGAACAAGAATCAGAGAGCTAA
- a CDS encoding (2Fe-2S)-binding protein, with translation MKDETIICRCEDISLGEIRERIAKGDHSLEEVKRACRCGMGPCQGRTCMPLIAQEIATATGRKVEEVALPTFRPPTAPISLGVLAGGTEDEK, from the coding sequence ATGAAAGACGAGACAATCATTTGTCGTTGCGAGGACATTTCCTTAGGAGAGATTCGCGAGCGCATTGCCAAGGGAGATCATTCGCTAGAGGAAGTGAAGCGTGCTTGCCGCTGCGGCATGGGACCCTGTCAGGGCCGGACGTGCATGCCTTTGATTGCGCAGGAAATCGCTACGGCAACAGGCCGGAAAGTAGAAGAAGTTGCACTGCCCACCTTCCGGCCGCCGACAGCGCCGATTTCTCTGGGTGTGCTGGCAGGAGGGACTGAGGATGAAAAGTAA
- a CDS encoding HPr family phosphocarrier protein has translation MEAIVQITNPTGLHARPAAQFVQQAAKFKSKVVIEGNGKSADAKSILGVMSLGVTKNTDLKISATGEDEAACVQALVELVESRFGEE, from the coding sequence ATGGAAGCAATTGTTCAGATTACTAATCCTACAGGCTTGCATGCCCGCCCGGCGGCGCAGTTTGTGCAGCAAGCGGCCAAGTTTAAAAGCAAAGTGGTTATTGAAGGCAACGGCAAGAGCGCCGACGCTAAGAGTATTTTGGGGGTTATGTCCTTAGGGGTAACCAAGAATACGGATTTGAAGATTTCCGCGACCGGTGAAGACGAAGCGGCGTGCGTGCAGGCGCTGGTGGAATTGGTGGAAAGTCGTTTCGGAGAGGAGTAA
- a CDS encoding ABC transporter substrate-binding protein, whose product MGKMKKMAALLSALALTTGLIAGCGGASSKDIKIGVVYELTGNTASFGTAAANGAKLAFKEINANGGVLGKQIQLVVADNKGEPSESSNAMTKVISQDKVVAVTGFTTSSNGIAASSVAEANKIPFVAAATTNPKVTINEASGKAKDYTFRVCFIDPFQGTVGANFVLNTLKAKKAAIMVDNSSDYSKGLVAVFKPAYTAGGGTVVAEEAYLQKDQDFKTILTNIKAANPDVIYLPGYYEEVGKIVKQARELGITASFVGGDGWDSPKLAEIGGGAALNNTYFTNHYSVEDKSPKSRAFVEAYQKEYGQLPDAMAVLGYDAAYALVDAIKRAGSAEPQKIREALAATKNFPAVTGDLTLNEKHDAVKSAVIIEMKDGKQVYRETIKP is encoded by the coding sequence ATGGGAAAAATGAAAAAGATGGCAGCCCTCCTAAGTGCGTTGGCGCTGACTACTGGATTGATTGCCGGCTGTGGAGGAGCTTCCAGCAAAGACATTAAAATCGGCGTGGTATACGAGCTGACAGGCAATACGGCTTCCTTCGGGACGGCGGCGGCTAACGGCGCAAAGCTGGCTTTTAAGGAAATCAACGCGAATGGCGGGGTGCTGGGCAAGCAGATTCAGCTGGTTGTCGCCGACAATAAAGGAGAGCCTTCAGAATCCTCCAACGCGATGACTAAAGTTATCAGCCAAGATAAGGTTGTGGCCGTAACGGGCTTTACTACCAGCTCCAACGGCATTGCCGCTTCCAGCGTGGCGGAAGCCAACAAAATTCCTTTCGTAGCAGCAGCAACGACCAACCCTAAGGTAACTATTAATGAAGCGTCCGGTAAAGCCAAAGACTACACCTTCCGCGTTTGCTTCATCGATCCCTTCCAAGGGACGGTAGGCGCCAACTTTGTTCTTAACACCTTGAAAGCCAAAAAAGCGGCGATCATGGTTGATAACTCTAGCGATTACAGCAAAGGCCTGGTAGCGGTCTTCAAACCGGCTTATACCGCCGGCGGCGGCACGGTAGTGGCTGAAGAAGCGTACTTGCAGAAAGATCAGGATTTCAAAACCATCCTGACCAACATCAAAGCGGCTAATCCTGATGTCATCTACTTGCCTGGCTACTATGAAGAAGTAGGCAAAATCGTGAAGCAGGCTCGTGAACTAGGTATCACGGCTTCCTTTGTCGGCGGGGACGGCTGGGATTCTCCCAAGCTGGCTGAAATCGGCGGCGGGGCTGCTCTAAATAATACGTACTTCACCAATCACTACTCGGTAGAAGATAAGAGCCCCAAATCTCGCGCTTTTGTAGAAGCGTACCAGAAAGAATACGGCCAATTGCCGGATGCTATGGCGGTTCTTGGTTATGACGCCGCTTATGCTTTGGTTGACGCCATCAAGCGCGCCGGCAGTGCAGAACCGCAGAAAATTCGTGAAGCCCTGGCGGCTACGAAAAACTTCCCTGCTGTTACTGGCGATCTGACTTTGAACGAAAAGCATGACGCCGTAAAGAGTGCTGTTATCATCGAAATGAAAGATGGCAAACAGGTTTACCGTGAAACCATCAAACCTTGA